The nucleotide sequence CTCGCTGGCCTCCTTTTCCCAGATCGGCCAGGACCGGGCCTGCTGTTTTTCCGCTTCGGTCGGCTTGCGAATCTCGGGCTTCATCGCTCGCTCCTGTCGCGTGACCCTGGGGAACCCCTTCCCAATCCCTCGTTCGAACTCAAATGATACGTCCTCTTTCGCCGGGTGAAAACCCTTTTTTCACGTCAAATTACATTTCGTGAGCCGCATGGCGGGCCGCGACCGCCGTGCTGGACGTCCTCCGTCGGTTCGACTTCCCTTTGAAGCAGGCACGGAACACGCGGGCGGAACAAAGGACAAAGACACCAAACAGCCGATGTGAAGAATGGCTCCGCCGCCCTCGGCGGCGTCTCTGTCTGCCAGACCGATCACCTACGCATGCTCCGCGTTTTCCGCACCGATCCGATCCGTCATTCTTCCGCGGTCAGGGCCGCCAGTCCCAGGATCGGGCCCACGTCGTTGCTGACGAAATCCACCGAGGCGATGGGCAGGTCCGGACGCGGGTTTACCCACGGAAAGACGTGGATGCCGACCTTTCCCAGTCCGTTGCTGCCGATCCAGCCGATGTAGGCTTCGCTGACCTCCCGCGGATTCCACCAGTCGGTGATGTTCTTGTCGTTGACGATGGGAATCACCTCGGGCTCTTCCCGGCCCTGGTAATGGACGCGGTACTGGCCCAGTTCGCCCGGTTCGGATCCCCATCCCATGGTGTGGAGGAAGTACAGCCGCTTGGCCTTGCGATTGCCGAAATCGATCCCGGTCACCTCCTTGGGCAGTTCGGTCCGCTCGTGCTTCGTGGTGATCAGTTCGATCATGGACAGGTCGTTGTTGGTCTTCTGGTCGATGATATCGAACGGCACGCCGCGAAACTCCTGCTGGCCGACCGGCAGGCAGCTCCAGTCGTTCTTGAGCTCGTCGCCTTCTCGCGGTTCGGTCATCGGCGTGGTGCAGTGCTTGCGCAGGTCGATGGTGAAGAACTTGCCGCTCTCGATCTCCTTGAGTTTTTCGGTGTAGGTCGGTTCGGGCGTGGGCGTGGGTCTGGGGCGGTTGTTGGCTGCGCGGGCATGGCTTCGCTCGGCCTCATCGCGGGCGGTGTGAAGCCACTCGGCGATGTTGTCCATCCGCTGATAGAGCAGGATTCCGCCGGTTCCGATGGCCACCAGCACCAGACCGACGGAAGCCGTCGCCTTGCCCCGCCGCCGGTACCATCGCCCGGCGGCCACGCCGATCGGGGCCAGCCTCGACCGAAAGGTGGGCCGGCCCACGCCGGAATAGGCCAACTGGGCCAGTTGCTGCTTGAACGCGGCTGGGGCTGAGGCGCGGGGAACCGCCTCGAGGCCCGCGTGCAGGCCCATCAGCGTCACCTTAAAGCCGGCCTCTTCCAGCCGCCGGTGCAGTTCGCGGATTCCCATCTGGAGCCACTTGGGGGTGCTCTTTTCGTCGGCGCCGATGAACTCGGCCGTTTCGGTGGGGCTTCGGCCGTCGAGGTAACGCAAGAGGATCGGCGCCCGCACTTCCTGGGGGAGGGCGGGGATCGCGGCGTGCACGTGATCGGCCATTTCCGCCCAGGTCGGCTCGGTCGCCTGTTGCACGGCCGGTCCCGGCTGCTCCGATCGGCTGATCGTCGCGTGGAACCAGTCGGCCAGTGGAAAGGAGACCGATGGGGAGTTCTGAGCCAGGGCTTCAAACGCCTCTTTGACCGGCTGCTCGGACTGAGCCCCTTCCGGCGATCGGCGGCGGGCCAAGCCGTAGGCAAAATCGGCGTAACGTGAAACCAGTTGGGCGAATGCCCCGGGATCGTGATTTTCGACATAGCGGTCCAGCAGCGCTCTGTCGCTCGCCATAGGCCCTTCTCCTGT is from Phycisphaerae bacterium and encodes:
- a CDS encoding sigma-70 family RNA polymerase sigma factor, which codes for MASDRALLDRYVENHDPGAFAQLVSRYADFAYGLARRRSPEGAQSEQPVKEAFEALAQNSPSVSFPLADWFHATISRSEQPGPAVQQATEPTWAEMADHVHAAIPALPQEVRAPILLRYLDGRSPTETAEFIGADEKSTPKWLQMGIRELHRRLEEAGFKVTLMGLHAGLEAVPRASAPAAFKQQLAQLAYSGVGRPTFRSRLAPIGVAAGRWYRRRGKATASVGLVLVAIGTGGILLYQRMDNIAEWLHTARDEAERSHARAANNRPRPTPTPEPTYTEKLKEIESGKFFTIDLRKHCTTPMTEPREGDELKNDWSCLPVGQQEFRGVPFDIIDQKTNNDLSMIELITTKHERTELPKEVTGIDFGNRKAKRLYFLHTMGWGSEPGELGQYRVHYQGREEPEVIPIVNDKNITDWWNPREVSEAYIGWIGSNGLGKVGIHVFPWVNPRPDLPIASVDFVSNDVGPILGLAALTAEE